A genomic segment from Planctomycetia bacterium encodes:
- a CDS encoding chorismate-binding protein, translating into ERAEHIMLVDLGRNDVGRVAQYGTVKLTDVMTIERYSHVMHITSNVQGRLAPGKTAFDALRACLPAGTVSGAPKVRAMEIIDELEKTRRGPYAGAVGYIDYRGNLDTCIALRTVVVKDGFADVQAGAGIVADSVPSSEYQETLNKAQGLLKAIAITQQRVNRSDC; encoded by the coding sequence GAACGGGCCGAGCACATCATGCTGGTCGACTTGGGACGCAACGACGTCGGCCGCGTCGCGCAATACGGCACGGTCAAACTGACCGACGTGATGACCATCGAGCGTTACAGCCACGTGATGCACATTACCTCCAACGTGCAGGGCCGCCTCGCCCCGGGCAAGACCGCTTTCGACGCCCTTCGCGCTTGTCTACCGGCCGGCACCGTCTCCGGCGCGCCAAAAGTACGCGCGATGGAGATTATCGACGAACTGGAAAAAACTCGCCGCGGACCGTACGCGGGCGCCGTGGGCTACATCGACTACCGCGGCAACCTCGATACCTGCATCGCCCTCCGCACGGTCGTGGTGAAAGACGGCTTTGCCGACGTCCAAGCCGGCGCCGGCATCGTGGCGGATAGTGTGCCGTCAAGCGAGTATCAGGAGACGCTCAACAAAGCGCAAGGGCTGTTGAAGGCGATCGCGATTACGCAGCAGCGGGTGAATCGAAGCGACTGCTAA